The following proteins come from a genomic window of Trifolium pratense cultivar HEN17-A07 linkage group LG4, ARS_RC_1.1, whole genome shotgun sequence:
- the LOC123881833 gene encoding phosphoinositide phospholipase C 1-like isoform X1, with protein MATKFGFKQQASRKQSFKQHFKVCFCFNRMFKLKVAEPPEEINNIFYRYTQNGTMNIDELYNFLVHFQGEESDDATLRHAQAVFHSLRHLNIFQRRGLHFDAFFRYLFGDLNGPLNDQVHQDMNAPLAHYFLYTGHNSYLTGNQLSSESSTAPIIKALKKGVRVIELDLWPNSREDDVEVRHGGCRTLTSSVKLRDCLNAIRDNAFEASKYPVIITFEDHITPPLQRKVAKMVDDIFGGMLFRPSYSHQMKNFPSPESLKEKILISTKPPESPEIQGQRIPAEEVEWLEDKDDKSRVNEKVLYINRVAQNLRTYWDGPDDESEEDETLGYRNLISIHAGKPKGNVEHWLMEHDQVRRLSLSEQVLEEIAKTRGTDIVRFTQRNLLRIYPKGSRVDSSNYDPMNGWMHGAQMVAFNMQGHGHYLWYMEGMFKANGGCGYVKKPDFLLNNNKIYDPKINNRSILKTLQVVVYMGEGWQSEFGQTHFDFYSPPDFRVQVGIHGVPVDTDTKITRTIEDEWVPIWNEELIFPLTCPELAILHIKVIERDFSGQHDFAGQTCLPVSELKEGIRAVRLCDRKGEPYKYVRLLIQFRFSNH; from the exons ATGGCAACCAAATTTGGTTTTAAACAACAAGCCTCAAGGAAACAATCATTTAAACAACATTTCAAAGTATGCTTTTGTTTCAATAGAATGTTTAAGCTTAAGGTAGCTGAACCACCAGAGGaaatcaacaatattttttataggtATACACAAAATGGTACCATGAACATAGATGAATTGTACAACTTTTTAGTTCATTTTCAAGGAGAAGAGAGTGATGATGCTACTTTAAGACATGCTCAAGCAGTTTTCCACAGTTTAAGGCATCTCAATATATTTCAAAGGAGAGGTCTTCATTTTGATGCCTTTTTTCGCTATCTCTTTGGTGACCTTAATGGTCCCCTTAATGATCAG GTGCATCAAGATATGAATGCTCCATTGGCACATTATTTTTTGTACACAGGACACAATTCCTACTTAACTGGAAATCAATTGAGCAGTGAAAGCAGTACTGCCCCAATAATAAAGGCTCTTAAAAAAGGAGTTAGAGTAATTGAGTTAGATTTATGGCCAAATTCTAGAGAAGATGATGTAGAAGTTCGTCATGGAGG ttgtAGGACTCTGACTTCTTCAGTGAAACTAAGAGATTGTTTGAATGCCATTAGGGACAATGCATTTGAGGCCTCTAAGTATCCTGTTATAATAACTTTTGAAGACCATATAACTCCACCTCTTCAACGCAAAGTGGCCAAA ATGGTGGATGATATATTTGGGGGTATGTTGTTTCGGCCGAGTTATTCACATCAAATGAAGAATTTTCCTTCACCAGAATCGTTGAAGGAGAAAATTTTGATTTCAACTAAACCACCGGAGTCTCCTGAAATTCAAGGACAAAGAATACCAGCGGAAGAAGTTGAGTGGCTTGAGGACAAAGATGATAAATCTAGAGTAAATGAAAAG gtCCTCTATATTAATCGAGTAGCCCAAAACCTCCGAACGTATTGGGACGGCCCCGATGATGAGAGTGAAGAGGATGAGACACTTGGATATAGAAATTTGATTTCTATTCATGCTGGGAAGCCAAAAGGTAATGTAGAACATTGGTTGATGGAACATGATCAAGTTAGGCGTCTTAGCTTGAGTGAGCAAGTTCTTGAAGAAATTGCCAAAACTCGTGGAACTGATATTGTCAG ATTCACCCAAAGGAATTTACTTAGAATATATCCAAAGGGTTCACGAGTAGACTCCTCCAATTATGATCCTATGAATGGATGGATGCATGGAGCTCAAATGGTAGCATTTAATATGCAG GGACATGGACATTATCTTTGGTATATGGAAGGAATGTTCAAAGCCAATGGTGGTTGTGGGTATGTTAAGAAACCTGACTTCTTATTGAACAATAATAAGATCTATGATCCTAAAATAAACAACAGATCAATCCTAAAAACTTTGCAG GTTGTAGTATACATGGGTGAGGGGTGGCAATCAGAATTTGGACAAACACACTTTGATTTTTATTCTCCACCTGATTTTCGTGTACAG GTTGGTATTCATGGTGTCCCAGTTGACACAGACACTAAAATAACAAGGACAATTGAAGATGAGTGGGTCCCAATTTGGAATGAAGAATTAATATTTCCATTAACTTGTCCAGAATTAGCCATATTACACATTAAAGTTATTGAACGTGACTTTTCTGGACAACATGATTTTGCTGGACAAACATGTTTACCTGTTTCTGAACTTAAAGAAGGAATTCGCGCTGTTCGTTTATGTGACCGTAAAGGTGAACCTTACAAGTATGTTAGGCTTCTAATCCAATTTAGATTTTCTAATCACTAG
- the LOC123881831 gene encoding phosphoinositide phospholipase C 4-like, with amino-acid sequence MGSYRVCLCFRRRFKSGEAVAPQEVRELFNEYAEGGAHMTSDQLSRFLAEVQGEVYEKDELDTQKVVEEVLQKRHHITKFARHNLTLDDFHHYLFSTELNSPIRSQVHQDMTAPLSHYFIYTGHNSYLTGNQLSSDCSDVPIIKALKRGVRVVELDIWPNSNKDDVIVLHGRTLTTPVDLIKCLKSIKEHAFSASPYPVIITLEDHLTSDLQAKAAQMITKTFGDMLFCPNDESLNNVPSPEELKYKIMISTKPPKEYLNSKSVRENSKQLLKSKSKDSDEDEWGKVVNDVVNTQNEDDKGDFESNQHNDDDDESNDDEYETNQESEYKRLIAIRAGKPKGSLKEALKVEDDKVRRLSLSEQQIEKASESLGTDLIRFTQKNFLRIYPKGTRVTSSNYKPFVSWMHGAQMVAFNMQGYGRNLWLMHGMFRSNGGCGYVKKPDFLMNVGPNNEVFNPKVKLEVKKTLKVKIYGGDGWSMDFKQTHFDLYSPPDFYVRVGIAGVPADVTTKKTKIIEDNWTPTWEEEFKFPLTVPELALLRVEVHEYDMSETDDFGGQTCLPIAELKQGIRAVPLYDRKGEKYNSVRLLMRFDFI; translated from the exons ATGGGTAGCTATAGAGTCTGCTTGTGTTTCCGGCGGAGGTTTAAGTCAGGGGAGGCGGTTGCGCCACAGGAGGTTCGGGAGCTGTTTAACGAGTATGCTGAAGGTGGGGCTCATATGACTTCTGATCAGCTCAGCCGGTTTCTGGCGGAGGTTCAAGGCGAGGTTTATGAGAAGGATGAACTCGACACACAGAAGGTGGTTGAGGAAGTGTTGCAAAAGCGGCATCATATTACGAAGTTCGCAAGGCATAATCTTACGCTAGATGATTTTCATCATTACCTGTTTTCTACTGAATTGAATTCCCCTATCAGATCTCAG GTTCATCAGGATATGACAGCTCCATTGTCCCATTATTTCATATATACTGGCCATAACTCTTACCTAACAGGAAATCAACTCAGCAGTGATTGTAGTGATGTTCCTATTATAAAGGCATTGAAAAGAGGTGTAAGAGTTGTTGAGCTTGATATATGGCCTAATTCCAACAaagatgatgttattgttctACATGGAAG GACATTGACAACACCTGTGGATTTGATCAAATGTTTGAAATCGATTAAAGAACATGCTTTTTCGGCATCTCCCTATCCGGTCATAATAACGCTGGAAGACCATCTTACATCAGACCTTCAAGCAAAAGCTGCTCAg ATGATAACTAAAACATTTGGAGATATGCTATTCTGTCCAAATGACGAAAGCTTAAACAATGTTCCGTCACCTGAAGAACTGAAGTACAAGATCATGATATCAACAAAACCTCCAAAAGAGTACTTAAATTCTAAGAGTGTGAGGGAGAATTCAAAACAATTGCTGAAATCCAAATCGAAGGATTCTGATGAAGATGAATGGGGAAAAGTAGTCAACGATGTTGTTAATACACAAAATGAAGATGATAAG GGTGATTTTGAGTCAAATCAAcacaatgatgatgatgatgaatcaaATGATGATGAATATGAAACAAATCAGGAGAGTGAATATAAGCGTCTAATCGCTATTCGTGCTGGAAAACCTAAGGGTAGTCTTAAGGAAGCCTTAAAAGTTGAAGATGATAAAGTGAGACGCCTTAGCTTAAGCGAACAACAGATTGAAAAGGCTTCTGAGTCGCTCGGAACTGATCTTATCAG ATTCACCCAGAAAAACTTTTTGAGGATATATCCGAAGGGTACACGGGTGACCTCGTCCAACTACAAGCCATTTGTTAGCTGGATGCATGGTGCTCAAATGGTTGCATTCAATATGCAAGGTTATGGAAGAAATCTTTGGTTGATGCATGGAATGTTTAGATCCAATGGAGGATGTGGTTATGTGAAAAAGCCAGATTTTCTTATGAATGTAGGTCCTAATAATGAGGTATTCAATCCTAAAGTTAAGTTGGAAGTGAAGAAGACTCTTAAG GTGAAAATATATGGGGGAGATGGATGGAGTATGGATTTCAAACAAACTCACTTTGACTTATATTCTCCGCCAGATTTTTATGTCAGG GTTGGCATAGCTGGAGTACCAGCTGATGTAACAACGAAGAAAACAAAGATAATAGAAGATAATTGGACACCAACTTGGGAAGAAGAGTTTAAATTCCCTTTAACCGTACCGGAACTGGCTTTGCTTAGAGTGGAAGTGCATGAATATGACATGTCTGAGACAGATGATTTTGGAGGCCAAACTTGTTTACCAATCGCTGAACTGAAACAAGGGATTCGCGCTGTTCCACTCTACGACCGAAAAGGAGAAAAGTACAACTCAGTTAGGCTTCTTATGCGATTCGATTTTATTTAA
- the LOC123881833 gene encoding phosphoinositide phospholipase C 1-like isoform X2 → MATKFGFKQQASRKQSFKQHFKVCFCFNRMFKLKVAEPPEEINNIFYRYTQNGTMNIDELYNFLVHFQGEESDDATLRHAQAVFHSLRHLNIFQRRGLHFDAFFRYLFGDLNGPLNDQVHQDMNAPLAHYFLYTGHNSYLTGNQLSSESSTAPIIKALKKGVRVIELDLWPNSREDDVEVRHGGTLTSSVKLRDCLNAIRDNAFEASKYPVIITFEDHITPPLQRKVAKMVDDIFGGMLFRPSYSHQMKNFPSPESLKEKILISTKPPESPEIQGQRIPAEEVEWLEDKDDKSRVNEKVLYINRVAQNLRTYWDGPDDESEEDETLGYRNLISIHAGKPKGNVEHWLMEHDQVRRLSLSEQVLEEIAKTRGTDIVRFTQRNLLRIYPKGSRVDSSNYDPMNGWMHGAQMVAFNMQGHGHYLWYMEGMFKANGGCGYVKKPDFLLNNNKIYDPKINNRSILKTLQVVVYMGEGWQSEFGQTHFDFYSPPDFRVQVGIHGVPVDTDTKITRTIEDEWVPIWNEELIFPLTCPELAILHIKVIERDFSGQHDFAGQTCLPVSELKEGIRAVRLCDRKGEPYKYVRLLIQFRFSNH, encoded by the exons ATGGCAACCAAATTTGGTTTTAAACAACAAGCCTCAAGGAAACAATCATTTAAACAACATTTCAAAGTATGCTTTTGTTTCAATAGAATGTTTAAGCTTAAGGTAGCTGAACCACCAGAGGaaatcaacaatattttttataggtATACACAAAATGGTACCATGAACATAGATGAATTGTACAACTTTTTAGTTCATTTTCAAGGAGAAGAGAGTGATGATGCTACTTTAAGACATGCTCAAGCAGTTTTCCACAGTTTAAGGCATCTCAATATATTTCAAAGGAGAGGTCTTCATTTTGATGCCTTTTTTCGCTATCTCTTTGGTGACCTTAATGGTCCCCTTAATGATCAG GTGCATCAAGATATGAATGCTCCATTGGCACATTATTTTTTGTACACAGGACACAATTCCTACTTAACTGGAAATCAATTGAGCAGTGAAAGCAGTACTGCCCCAATAATAAAGGCTCTTAAAAAAGGAGTTAGAGTAATTGAGTTAGATTTATGGCCAAATTCTAGAGAAGATGATGTAGAAGTTCGTCATGGAGG GACTCTGACTTCTTCAGTGAAACTAAGAGATTGTTTGAATGCCATTAGGGACAATGCATTTGAGGCCTCTAAGTATCCTGTTATAATAACTTTTGAAGACCATATAACTCCACCTCTTCAACGCAAAGTGGCCAAA ATGGTGGATGATATATTTGGGGGTATGTTGTTTCGGCCGAGTTATTCACATCAAATGAAGAATTTTCCTTCACCAGAATCGTTGAAGGAGAAAATTTTGATTTCAACTAAACCACCGGAGTCTCCTGAAATTCAAGGACAAAGAATACCAGCGGAAGAAGTTGAGTGGCTTGAGGACAAAGATGATAAATCTAGAGTAAATGAAAAG gtCCTCTATATTAATCGAGTAGCCCAAAACCTCCGAACGTATTGGGACGGCCCCGATGATGAGAGTGAAGAGGATGAGACACTTGGATATAGAAATTTGATTTCTATTCATGCTGGGAAGCCAAAAGGTAATGTAGAACATTGGTTGATGGAACATGATCAAGTTAGGCGTCTTAGCTTGAGTGAGCAAGTTCTTGAAGAAATTGCCAAAACTCGTGGAACTGATATTGTCAG ATTCACCCAAAGGAATTTACTTAGAATATATCCAAAGGGTTCACGAGTAGACTCCTCCAATTATGATCCTATGAATGGATGGATGCATGGAGCTCAAATGGTAGCATTTAATATGCAG GGACATGGACATTATCTTTGGTATATGGAAGGAATGTTCAAAGCCAATGGTGGTTGTGGGTATGTTAAGAAACCTGACTTCTTATTGAACAATAATAAGATCTATGATCCTAAAATAAACAACAGATCAATCCTAAAAACTTTGCAG GTTGTAGTATACATGGGTGAGGGGTGGCAATCAGAATTTGGACAAACACACTTTGATTTTTATTCTCCACCTGATTTTCGTGTACAG GTTGGTATTCATGGTGTCCCAGTTGACACAGACACTAAAATAACAAGGACAATTGAAGATGAGTGGGTCCCAATTTGGAATGAAGAATTAATATTTCCATTAACTTGTCCAGAATTAGCCATATTACACATTAAAGTTATTGAACGTGACTTTTCTGGACAACATGATTTTGCTGGACAAACATGTTTACCTGTTTCTGAACTTAAAGAAGGAATTCGCGCTGTTCGTTTATGTGACCGTAAAGGTGAACCTTACAAGTATGTTAGGCTTCTAATCCAATTTAGATTTTCTAATCACTAG